The genomic window TCTTCATCTTTTGCCCAGAAATCCGTCTCAGTAGTTTCATCCGCCTTCGTCATCATCCCTCCGGCCTTCGTCTGCGGCGGGCGTACCGAACGGGATGTCCGCAAAGTGATAGTTACAACACAATGGTTCGGGTCGTCATCCGGGAGATCGCCCCCCCGGTCTTCACCACAAGCCATAAAAAGCCAACAGAGGCAAAGACCAGCGGCGACCGCCGTCAATCGGTTATATATGGTATAGCGTCTCATCATTAGCGATATTTAATAAATCTCTGTTTACAATATGCCATCGTTGATACGAATCACCCAATCCTTCACCTGTATCTTGAAGCAGGCGTACCCCACGATCGTAGGGTCTTCCGGATCGGGACCATCCGGGTTATCCGGATTGTCAGGATTGTCAGGATTATCAGGTCCCGGAGGATCCGGAGGCGTAGGCTTATCCGGACAATCGGGGCATACCTTCGGTGTAAGGAAGAAGATGATAGAATACTCGTCCTGCCGGTCCAGATACTCCTGCGAGGAGATACGGTGCCCCTCCATCTTGGTGAGCAGGAGGTAATCGTTGAGGTTCACGTTCAGCACATCCTTCTCCCATCCGTGGTGACGGATGATGAGACGGTAGTTGCGGCCCGCCATCAGGCGCATGGTGTTCATCTCGGCCACGGCCACGTATTGCCCGCCCACGGTAGCGCCGGGGGGCGGGTCGGCTCCCAACTCCACGTTCTCCGTATAATAAGGCAGGTAGTGGATGGTGGGATCTTGCAGCAGGGAATTGTCGTAATCCATATACCCGTTGTCGGCCACGATCCGGAAGGAGAAGTTGTTCACATCCATGTCCTCACCCATCACGTTTTGCAGCACGACCCGCAGCTTGTTGGTATTCTTGGCGAGGCTGATCACCTTCTCCTCGGGCATGTCGCGCGTCACGGTGAAGGTATCGAGGCTATGCCAAAGCGGGTGCAGCTCGTTGGGCTGTGTCGTATTGGCCTCGCGCAAGGTACGTACCTTGACGTCTTGCGCCCTCTCGACAGCCTGCGACGTCTCGGCAGGGTCGTTCCATGCGTAACTGCCCTTGTCCAGCCCGGCCCAAGTGACTACCTGATAGGTACCCGGCTCCATGTCGAGGGCGATGGAGTTCCGCTCGTCCAGCTCGCTCTTCTCGATCCGCCGCTGGAAGAGGAAGTTTCCTTCTTGGTCGCAGAAGAAGAGCGTAACGAAGTCTACCTCATGCTGGAAAGCGTCGGCGAATTTCATATTATAGTCGTACTTGAAATACAGGCGGAACTCGCAAAGCGGCAGCGAGCCGTCGTGTATCCAATCGCAAGTGTATAGCCCCACGGACAAGGCAGCTATGCCAATCAACTGTTTGCAGGTATGAAATAAACGGTTCATAATCATTTTATTAAGATACACAGTAATCCTCCGCCCGTACTACCGGAAATGGAGGTAAACCATGATGCCCATTATAAGGTTCTTATGATGGGCATCGTAAGGTTGCTTGGATGGGCAGCATAAAGTGCTTACAATGCCCATCGTAAGAATCCCCCGAAGGGTAAAGTTATAGGATAATGTCTTTGTTCGTACGTTTTACCCAATCCTTCACGTAGATAGTCACGTCGATAGTGACATCATCACTCTCATCCGGCGTACCGGGATCATCCTTACCCGGGGTATAAGGTAACGGATCGCCCAAGCCACGAATACCTTTCACATACAACTGGTACACGTTATTGCGTACGATACAGAATTCCATCACGCCCATCAGACCATCGTTTCCGTTATCGTTATGACGGATCCAAAACTTGTGATAGCTTCTTCCGCTTTTGTATAGGGAAACATTATAGTATTGGTATAAATTGCCGATCTGCTCTGAGCTGAATTGAGATACAGGGGTAATATTAGAAGGAAGATGCGAAGCTTGTCTCCTAAAAGCCGCATAAGTCAATTTCTGTTTAAGATCCTCATCAAGAGTTGCTTTACCAGTCAAAATCCCATCCAAATATTCCTTAAACGCGCTTTCTAATCCATTTTGAGAAGACATATCTTGAACCGCCTTCTTCACAGCATTGACATCCGCAGTTATATCGTCCCAACCATCCATAAAGCCTTTCAATAAATTTTTCTTGTCGTTTTCCAAATTGAACGCACGGGCGGCAACGCTCTTCACATCTTTATAAACAAGACGTGACACAGAACCATTACTATTATAATGAGCCGCGGAAAGAAACGTTTTATCACCATTAGGCAAATTCACAGACTTGATCTCCCCATTTTCATAGGAACTCACCTTAAAGTCGTTACTCGGAGTAAATTCAGACTCGAAGATTACACCAGTAGTATAGCCATGTACCTGCGAGTTCAGATCCAACGTATTTTCCTTGGTATAAACAACCGGGTAATATGTCCGACTATCACCACTTACTTCCTGTGTATAGCTTAATCCAGAA from Parabacteroides distasonis ATCC 8503 includes these protein-coding regions:
- a CDS encoding FimB/Mfa2 family fimbrial subunit — its product is MNRLFHTCKQLIGIAALSVGLYTCDWIHDGSLPLCEFRLYFKYDYNMKFADAFQHEVDFVTLFFCDQEGNFLFQRRIEKSELDERNSIALDMEPGTYQVVTWAGLDKGSYAWNDPAETSQAVERAQDVKVRTLREANTTQPNELHPLWHSLDTFTVTRDMPEEKVISLAKNTNKLRVVLQNVMGEDMDVNNFSFRIVADNGYMDYDNSLLQDPTIHYLPYYTENVELGADPPPGATVGGQYVAVAEMNTMRLMAGRNYRLIIRHHGWEKDVLNVNLNDYLLLTKMEGHRISSQEYLDRQDEYSIIFFLTPKVCPDCPDKPTPPDPPGPDNPDNPDNPDNPDGPDPEDPTIVGYACFKIQVKDWVIRINDGIL